The genome window CGCCCGTGTGGAGCGCTCGTATGAAGTATCCAATCAATTGGGTCGGATTTTACTAATGCTCGTTGATGTGGAGAATACCGTACGGGGCTACGTGGCCACGAACGATACTATTTTTCTGGAAACGCACCGGGCAGCGGTTACGCAGGTGCCGGTGATTCTGGACTCCCTGCAAAGTTTGCTCAAGGATGATTCGATGCAGCTTCGCAACCTGGATTCACTGCGGTTGCTGACCAAAGATAATCTGGAAATTGTGAGTCGGCAGCAGAAAGCCATGCGGGCGCGTACGGCCATCAGCATCATGAAAACCTACATGCTGATTGGAAAAATACGGATGGACCGCATTCGGGTCTTGATCAACACCATGCAGCAGCAGGAGCATCACCGGATGGATGAACTCACCGAGGCCGCTACGAAATCGTTTCGGACCACGGTGATCATTACCTTTTTGCTCTCGCTATTGACATTCATTACCCTGATTGTTTGTTATAATCTGCTGGAAAGCGAACTAAATACCCGTCAGAAAACCGAAGACCAGTTGCGCGCTTACGAGGAGGATTTAAAGGAAAAAATCAACCTGCTGGAAATGTCGAACGAGGAACTGGAGCGCTTTGCGTTTGTAGCCTCGCACGACATGCAGGAGCCACTTCGGAAAATTCAGTCCTTTGGGTTTCTGATTCGCGACAAGTATGAGCCGGCGCTGGGGGAGGATGGGGGCATTTTCTTGGGGAAAATCCTGCAATCGGCGGAGCGCATGTCCAAGATGATCAAG of Tellurirhabdus bombi contains these proteins:
- a CDS encoding sensor histidine kinase, which encodes MNVFRRGGQNPVRRRIRYGFGTALGLIALGFVLTLNSYSENGEDRARVERSYEVSNQLGRILLMLVDVENTVRGYVATNDTIFLETHRAAVTQVPVILDSLQSLLKDDSMQLRNLDSLRLLTKDNLEIVSRQQKAMRARTAISIMKTYMLIGKIRMDRIRVLINTMQQQEHHRMDELTEAATKSFRTTVIITFLLSLLTFITLIVCYNLLESELNTRQKTEDQLRAYEEDLKEKINLLEMSNEELERFAFVASHDMQEPLRKIQSFGFLIRDKYEPALGEDGGIFLGKILQSAERMSKMIKDLLNFSRISNKQEPFQPVDLNDVFGGILSDQELKIKTIGADMVIGRMPVVDAVSNQMTHLFTNLISNALKFSKSDEKPVVSIQAEAVSGEVYEDLIPEKTYYRILIKDNGIGFDEKYLDHIFKIFQRLHGKSTYEGTGIGLAICKRIVSYHKGLITAHSQPGSGATFIVVLPEHQNQSKHGTTTIHETHSHLVGG